The following are encoded together in the Jaculus jaculus isolate mJacJac1 chromosome 3, mJacJac1.mat.Y.cur, whole genome shotgun sequence genome:
- the LOC101597452 gene encoding olfactory receptor 51I2-like, protein MLALNNTSNWPTFSFIGIPGLEAAHMWISIPFCLLYVVALGGNIILLMLVRAEQNLHEPQFYFLAMLALTDLGLSLSTMPSVLAIFWFDLHDVSLDACLTQMFFIHTLSTVESGVLVAMAFDRLVAICAPLNYTRILTHLTVACLSGAAFIRGATLLAPLPFFLRTFPFCGDNTLSHSYCYYPDMLNLACGDVTFSSLYGLVCVLCTFAVDAVFILVSYVKILGTVMKLGVHDHNWKSLQTCACHLCTVFVFYLPLISLAVLHRYSQETSPVLYTTMSNAYLLVTPLLNPLVYSLKSRQIQAALRKRFGVQRVVAGE, encoded by the coding sequence ATGTTGGCTTTGAACAATACTTCTAACTGGCCCACTTTTTCCTTCATTGGCATCCCAGGTTTAGAGGCTGCACATATGTGGATCTCCATCCCCTTCTGTCTTCTGTACGTGGTAGCACTTGGGGGTAATATTATTCTGCTCATGCTAGTTAGAGCTGAGCAGAATCTTCACGAGCCCCAGTTCTATTTTTTGGCCATGCTAGCCCTCACTGACCTAGGCCTTTCATTGTCAACAATGCCTAGTGTCTTGGCCATCTTCTGGTTTGATCTTCATGATGTAAGCCTGGACGCCTGCCTGACCCAAATGTTCTTCATTCATACACTGTCAACAGTAGAATCAGGGGTCCTGGTGGCCATGGCTTTTGACCGCTTGGTGGCTATCTGTGCCCCTCTAAACTACACCAGGATCCTCACCCACCTTACTGTTGCCTGCCTCAGTGGTGCTGCCTTTATAAGAGGAGCCACTCTCTTGGCCCCTCTGCCTTTTTTCCTCAGAACCTTTCCTTTCTGTGGGGACAACACCCTCTCTCACTCCTACTGCTACTATCCGGACATGCTGAACTTGGCCTGTGGGGATGTCACTTTCAGCAGTCTTTATGGATTGGTCTGTGTGCTCTGCACCTTTGCAGTGGACGCTGTCTTCATCCTGGTTTCCTATGTGAAGATCCTGGGCACAGTGATGAAACTGGGAGTTCATGACCACAACTGGAAATCGCTGCAAACCTGTGCCTGTCACCTGTGCACAGTGTTTGTGTTTTACCTGCCCCTCATCAGCCTGGCAGTTCTGCATCGGTACAGCCAGGAGACTTCCCCAGTTCTGTACACCACCATGAGCAACGCCTACCTGCTCGTGACGCCACTGCTGAACCCTCTTGTGTACAGCCTCAAATCCAGGCAGATCCAGGCAGCCCTGCGCAAGCGATTTGGGGTGCAACGTGTTGTTGCTGGAGAATGA